The Lycium ferocissimum isolate CSIRO_LF1 chromosome 10, AGI_CSIRO_Lferr_CH_V1, whole genome shotgun sequence genome window below encodes:
- the LOC132032444 gene encoding uncharacterized protein LOC132032444 encodes MSNKSPIFSIVEPQHFSDYGFDPQIDYFQILEEARKHRIRETARSSIDTLHFKLQKPISKDDSSKKIKKNISRKKWWKNALLFFKRSSTNNSNNDNKISDTGDLDRQPTLRGTSISGPVYITESRSGSNTPYRKTNRSTSGPLAGILTPNRKGDVEIPYINLREFNMDQQQHNMPIYLVS; translated from the exons ATGTCAAACAAATCCCCCATTTTCTCCATTGTTGAACCTCAACACTTCAGTGACTATGGCTTCGACCCTCAAATCGATTATTTTCAG ATTTTGGAAGAAGCAAGAAAGCACAGAATCAGAGAAACAGCAAGATCATCCATAGACACATTACATTTCAAGCTACAAAAACCAATCTCAAAAGACGACTCttcaaagaaaatcaagaagaacattaGCCGTAAAAAATGGTGGAAAAATGCTCTTCTCTTCTTCAAAAGGAGTAGTACTAATAATTCCAACAATGACAACAAAATCTCCGACACCGGTGATCTTGACCGGCAACCTACTTTACGGGGAACATCGATATCTGGGCCTGTATATATTACTGAGAGCAGAAGTGGCTCCAACACACCTTATCGGAAGACTAACCGGTCAACTTCCGGTCCACTTGCCGGAATTTTGACTCCTAACCGAAAAGGTGACGTGGAGATCCCGTATATTAACCTCAGGGAGTTTAATATGGACCAGCAACAACATAACATGCCAATATATTTGGTCTCGTGA